A region of Carassius auratus strain Wakin chromosome 11, ASM336829v1, whole genome shotgun sequence DNA encodes the following proteins:
- the gnb4b gene encoding guanine nucleotide binding protein (G protein), beta polypeptide 4b, whose amino-acid sequence MSELEQLRQEAEQLRNQIRDARKACSDSTLSQMTASLDSVGRIQMRTRRTLRGHLAKIYAMHWGSDSRLLVSASQDGKLIIWDGYTTNKMHAIPLRSSWVMTCAYAPSGNYVACGGLDNICSTYSLKTREGNVRVNRELAGHTGYLSCCRFLDDNQIITSSGDTTCALWDIETGQQTTSFTGHSGDVMSLSVSPDLKTFVSGACDASAKLWDIRDGMCRQSFTGHVSDINAVCFFPNGNAFTTGSDDATCRLFDLRADQELMMYSHDNIICGITSVAFSKSGRLLLAGYDDFNCNVWDTLKGERAGVLAGHDNRVSCLGVPDDGMAVATGSWDSFLRIWN is encoded by the exons ATGAGTGAGTTGGAACAGTTGCGACAGGAAGCGGAACAGCTTCGCAATCAGATCCGG GATGCTAGAAAAGCCTGCAGTGACTCCACACTTTCGCAG ATGACCGCGAGCCTGGACTCAGTGGGGCGGATACAGATGAGAACAAGACGCACGCTCAGAGGTCATCTGGCCAAAATCTACGCCATGCACTGGGGCAGCGACTCCAG GTTACTTGTCAGTGCCTCACAAGACGGCAAACTCATCATATGGGATGGTTATACGACCAACAAG ATGCACGCTATCCCCCTGCGCTCATCCTGGGTCATGACCTGTGCCTACGCCCCGTCGGGGAACTACGTGGCCTGCGGAGGCCTGGACAACATCTGCTCCACCTACAGCCTGAAGACCCGCGAGGGCAACGTCCGGGTCAACCGAGAGCTGGCTGGACACACAG GCTATCTATCTTGCTGTCGTTTTCTTGATGACAATCAGATCATCACCAGCTCTGGTGACACCACATG tgcattgtgggacatTGAGACGGGCCAGCAGACCACCAGTTTCACCGGACACTCGGGTGATGTCATGAGTCTGTCGGTCAGTCCTGATCTAAAGACGTTCGTGTCAGGAGCCTGCGACGCTTCTGCTAAACTGTGGGACATCAGAGACGGGATGTGCAGGCAGTCCTTCACCGGCCACGTCTCCGATATAAATGCCGTCTGC TTCTTTCCGAACGGGAATGCCTTCACGACGGGTTCAGACGACGCCACCTGCAGGCTGTTTGACCTGCGCGCGGATCAGGAGCTCATGATGTATTCTCACGACAACATCATCTGTGGCATCACCTCCGTGGCCTTCTCCAAGAGCGGACGCCTCCTGCTGGCCGGATACGACGACTTCAACTGCAACGTCTGGGACACTTTAAAAGGAGAACGTGCAG gtgtCCTGGCCGGTCATGACAACAGAGTGAGCTGTTTAGGAGTTCCTGATGATGGGATGGCTGTGGCCACGGGATCATGGGACAGTTTCCTTCGGATCTGGAACTGA